The following proteins come from a genomic window of Lolium rigidum isolate FL_2022 chromosome 5, APGP_CSIRO_Lrig_0.1, whole genome shotgun sequence:
- the LOC124654410 gene encoding uncharacterized protein LOC124654410 — protein sequence MEMEMEEAGRKRERLAEADGAGKKQAREEKVSGKISAASQAVSFHGQARDPLSKLVEDLRLEQAVARRNKENPGGDPIVAEDLTEQERTELLLEAKAREMRAERELSERLYAELLAAEAELARAPPPDPNQEDRSELDYSDYRRNWNDKWSSQYGSFEDTTPIPCMRFTDNPMPHLTCNPSTVQIFSVKIAEIAGGLQCPLDVFGTIAMRDSLDHNRNIIFCRTRDNCQSLTQQDRNLVLTGPVRAVVHEYGSVYIDAVLKVKGSSESEDKDLSLLIKRCNRYEPLESIVSSRSYSSKLSTLELAYGIIVSSVEATITVQVIEGSWPAGFRGQFTAGTASLPQMEVLLLDSGEEKVAAADGMVELSRRVVSVERLGQLMVSALLLRGGDKVAEAKTFFKPLEAGRSPGELDVGLCKMQVTVAWSPYLKGYPMRGFSPAME from the exons ATGGAGATGGAAATGGAGGAGGCGGGGAGAAAGAGAGAACGTCTGGCTGAGGCCGATGGGGCGGGGAAAAAGCAGGCAAGGGAAGAGAAAGTGTCGGGGAAGATTTCAGCGGCTTCACAGGCGGTGTCATTTCACGGGCAAGCCAGAGATCCTTTGTCGAAGCTGGTCGAAGATTTAAGGCTGGAGCAAGCGGTGGCGAGGCGGAACAAGGAGAACCCCGGCGGGGATCCGATTGTGGCGGAGGATCTCACGGAACAGGAGCGTACGGAGCTGCTGCTAGAAGCGAAGGCGAGGGAGATGAGGGCGGAGCGCGAGCTTTCGGAGCGGTTGTACGCCGAGTTACTAGCGGCGGAAGCAGAGTTGGCGCGGGCGCCGCCGCCGGATCCGAACCAAGAAGACCGGTCTGAACTGGATTACAGCGACTACCGCCGGAACTGGAACGATAAATGGTCCAGTCAGTACGGCTCTTTCGAGGACACCA CTCCTATCCCCTGCATGCGTTTCACGGACAACCCAATGCCTCACCTCACTTGCAACCCGAGTACCGTACAGATCTTCTCAGTCAAGATTGCGGAAATAGCTGGTGGTTTACAGTGTCCCCTTGATGTGTTTGGCACGATCGCTATGCGTGACAGCCTGGATCATAATCGCAATATAATCTTTTGCCGGACAAGGGACAACTGCCAATCCCTCACCCAACAG GATCGGAATTTAGTCCTGACAGGTCCCGTCCGTGCTGTTGTGCACGAGTATGGATCTGTGTACATTGACGCTGTGTTGAAAGTGAAGGGCAGTTCGGAATCCGAGGACAAGGATCTAAGCCTCCTAATCAAGCGTTGCAATCGCTATGAACCACTCGAATCGATTGTGAGCAGCAGAAGCTACAGCAGCAAGCTCAGCACTCTGGAGCTGGCATACGGTATCATCGTCTCTTCTGTCGAGGCCACTATAACAGTCCAGGTCATCGAGGGATCATGGCCAGCTGGGTTCCGCGGCCAGTTCACCGCAGGTACTGCCAGTCTGCCTCAGATGGAAGTCTTGCTGCTCGATTCAGGCGAGGAGAAGGTGGCTGCTGCCGATGGCATGGTGGAACTCTCACGTCGTGTTGTATCTGTCGAGAGGCTTGGGCAGCTGATGGTTTCTGCCTTGTTGCTTCGAGGTGGTGACAAGGTTGCTGAGGCTAAGACCTTCTTTAAACCGTTGGAGGCTGGTAGAAGTCCGGGTGAGCTTGATGTTGGCTTATGCAAGATGCAAGTCACGGTGGCCTGGTCGCCATATCTGAAAGGCTATCCAATGCGTGGGTTTTCTCCAGCGATGGAATGA